The Terriglobia bacterium DNA segment CCAAGGACAGCTGCCAATACGGATGCTCCATTCTTCTTCGCGGCCAGGCTCGCAGCGGCGGAACAGAGCAACGATCCGAACGTGAAAGTGCAATTGCTGCTCAACGCGATCGCCGAACGGCCGGATGACATGACCGTTCAACGCTCGCTGTTCTCCGCTGCAATGGCCGCGCGGCAATATCGTGTGGCACTCGCCGTAGACTCCGCCCGGTATCCGCAGGATCCCGAAATGGCGGCAGGCGTGGCCGAAGCTCACCAGCAAATCGGGGAATTCGACCAGGCCGTCCGGTTCTACAAAATGGCCGCAGTGCAGGAAAAAGACGCAGGACGGCGGCAGGCTCTGGAAGCAAAAGAAAAAGAAGCTCAGGCGGCAAACGACCGCAAGATCGAAAACGAACGCCGCCGGCCTGTGATGCGGGCAGACTTCGATCAACCCAACGTCGTCGGAAGGAGGCTGCCATGAAACGTCTTCGATTTAAGCTCTTCCTTCTTACCGCAGTCGCAGCTGTCGCCGCCGGTGTGTGGACGGTCGCCCAGGTCCAGCCCTCTCCCCAACCGCTTTCCCGCTGGATGCCGGGAGGCGCGCTGTTCTACCTGGAGTCTGCCGATTTCGCCACGCAACTACAGGATTGGGATCGCTCGGAAGTGAAAACGCGATGGCTCGCGAGCAAGAACCATGAGCAGTTCCTGACCACGCGGCTTGCGCTCAAGCTCACCGATGCTTACGGCGAGTTTGCCGCCGCGGCCGGGTTTCCGCCGGATCTGACGGCGCTCGAAACTTTTGCCGGGACGGATACGGCGCTCGCGGTGTACGACATCGGCAAGCTGGACCTTATATATATATCGCGGCTGCCCGCCGCCCAACTGGCTCAGAATGCGCTCACTCGCGTTCGTCCCGGTTACCAGGCGAGAACGGTCGCCGGCCAATCGTATTTCGTCCGGCAGTCCGGCAGTCGAACGGCGGCGTTTGCGATTAACGGCGACTACGTCATTGTCAGCACGCGTGAGGATTTGCTGTCCGAAGCGCTCGAACTCATTCAAGGCAACACCACCACTGGATCTATCAGCAACGAAACCTGGTATCAGGACGCGGTTCGCGCCATGGGGCCGGATGCCGGCAATCGCGTCGCGCTTCGGCTGGTCATGGACCTGCCCACGGTGATCAAGACGCCGTATTTCCGGTCGTACTGGATACAGAGAAACACCGCGGATCTCCGCCCCTACTCCGCCTTGTTATCGCAACTGACCCGGCAAAACGGTGTACTTCAAGAGGATCGCGTACTGGTGCGTGCCGCCGCGGCTTCCGCCGCCTCACATGATGCAGCCACGATCGAACTCCAACGATTTATGCCGGGCAACGCGGGCCTCATCCGGTTGTGGGACACAACCTCAACGGATTTCGCGATGGATCTCATCCGCGAGAAGTTCTTCGCCGCGGGACCGCGGCAAGCGGATGAAAGGCGCTTTGCGCCGGCTATAAGTCCGGATGCTTCCGCAAACTCCGAAGGTGATTTTCAGACCCGGATCGATCAAGCGCCGAAACCGTCTCTTGCCGGAGCTTTGACCCTGCAACCGATGCGCGCACTGGTGGAGTCTGGTGGCATCCAGGCGGTACTGCAGCTGGAATCCAGTCTGCCTGCGGACGACACCACGTTCGTTCGAACCGACGCGGTCCTTGCGCTTCGCGCATCCAAGTCCTGGAACCCTGCCGATGTCCGATCGGCCCTGACGGCAGCCGCAGCTTCATATCAGACCGTGAACAACATCGGTTTGCAGTGGCGGAATGTTACGTCGGGAAGCCGTATGTTGTCGCAGTGGGACGGGCTCATCCCATTGACCATCTATGTTGATGGTCAAACTTTGTGGATCGGAAGAACCGCCGGCTTGCTGGGTTCCGCTCTAAACACCCCCGCCAACACAGGCAACCAGGCGGCAACTTACCTTGCGCGTTATACGCACAGCGCCGAGCTTGCTCCCTATCTGAAGATGATGCGGATGCTCGATCTTTCGGACCAGGCGAACTACTCCGCATTCTTTTCCGACAACATCGGCAGCCTGGCATCAACGCTTGACGTGATTCAATCGGTTTCCATAAAAATCAGCGACAGCGGCCCTGTCCAGCGGCAGGCGATACGTTACGATCTCGCGAGATAGTGAGAAAAGGGAAAGGAACACAGGAAGCACCGTCTTACATCCTCATTGCATCAAAGTGAGTTTTATGTAGGCTGTGCGGCGGACTTCGAGGGGCGCCTGAGTGGGGTCGCCGGTTCCCCATTCGGGATGGTGGGGCTGGAGCAGGTTGCCTCCAAACAGGGAAATTTGAATATTAGGCCTGGGATTCCAGCCCAGGCGAAGGTCTGCGGTTTCGTAAGCCTTGACGTTTTGAGCCGGAAGAGCGCTCGCGTACCGGACCATTTGATCGAATTCGAATTTCTTTGAAAGATTGACGAAGGAGTGCATTTCAAGGTGATGCCGCGGCGTCGACCCTTCATATGTCCGGACGGAGCCCGTGGCACTGATGTCGGATGAGGGTCCGTTGGCATGCACGTCGATATTTACAAACGAATAGGATCCCGCAATGCGCCACCAGGAAGCGGCCTGCAGAACGGGCGCGATCTCGAAACCATTCGCTGAACCGGCAATC contains these protein-coding regions:
- a CDS encoding TonB-dependent receptor, giving the protein NPPAFLLVSGNPNFRAESVVSYEMGYRRFLTSALYLDVTPFSSHYRRLQSFGVPVVSLEITPPPPHMLITTPYQNSIAGSANGFEIAPVLQAASWWRIAGSYSFVNIDVHANGPSSDISATGSVRTYEGSTPRHHLEMHSFVNLSKKFEFDQMVRYASALPAQNVKAYETADLRLGWNPRPNIQISLFGGNLLQPHHPEWGTGDPTQAPLEVRRTAYIKLTLMQ